One part of the Bdellovibrio sp. KM01 genome encodes these proteins:
- a CDS encoding exonuclease domain-containing protein, whose translation MKLTELPLFFFDLQTTGAKPESGAAILEVAWTSADGSTEASLIKLPNDEKIPYRIQMITGIFNDDMEGAIPADAVFSALEEKFANHHCVIHFAQFEKPFLTHQYAQFGKEFPFEIICTHEIAKRLFPNLPTRGIKGLAGYFGYPTQDLKRAAQQTAATQAIWTSLVAELLKIDIETWEQLQEWLKVTPKVKKTKYEYPLNKDKRLTLPDQPGVYRMISKWDEILYVGKATSLKDRVNSYFRGQKNRDSRKLEMLTQVYDLRVTVCGSPLEAALLETDEIKKWDPRYNISLKAGHRNVVFFNREMTEIDFEQNEEFNIGPFSSSLVFDSIRNLRECLVNGKFHDNVFYEPIDAALVEEGFKLFCERNSFDPEIFKSVRSMLALGLWWNRQYDLLDDEEEHENEATETTDQELSADEVDELIELTAVDIADKIERHIMRAGRTYARAKALTKILNADISYMPATSEQEIPYQVKVRGGYIVPEAKPDRIPKISLWNGLNIDTYDRMSVLLMELGKIRTQEGEVEIHYR comes from the coding sequence GTGAAGTTAACTGAATTGCCACTGTTCTTTTTTGATCTGCAGACCACGGGAGCAAAACCCGAAAGTGGTGCTGCTATATTAGAAGTGGCGTGGACCTCTGCCGATGGCAGCACGGAAGCCAGTCTGATTAAACTTCCGAATGACGAAAAAATTCCTTATCGCATTCAAATGATCACAGGGATTTTCAATGACGATATGGAAGGGGCAATTCCTGCAGACGCTGTGTTTTCTGCCTTAGAAGAAAAGTTTGCAAATCATCATTGTGTTATTCATTTTGCCCAGTTTGAAAAGCCATTCTTAACCCATCAATACGCACAATTCGGCAAAGAGTTTCCTTTTGAAATTATTTGCACTCATGAAATCGCAAAAAGACTTTTCCCTAATTTACCGACTCGGGGAATTAAGGGGTTGGCTGGATACTTCGGCTATCCCACCCAAGATTTAAAAAGAGCTGCACAACAAACAGCTGCTACTCAAGCGATTTGGACAAGCTTGGTGGCGGAGCTTTTAAAGATTGATATCGAGACATGGGAACAGCTGCAAGAGTGGCTAAAAGTTACGCCTAAAGTAAAAAAGACCAAATACGAATACCCATTGAATAAAGATAAACGTCTGACCTTGCCAGATCAACCGGGTGTTTATCGCATGATCAGCAAATGGGATGAGATCTTGTATGTCGGTAAGGCGACTTCTCTTAAAGATCGTGTAAATAGTTACTTCCGTGGTCAGAAAAATCGCGATTCGCGCAAACTAGAAATGCTGACGCAGGTTTATGATCTGCGCGTGACGGTATGCGGAAGCCCGCTGGAAGCAGCTTTACTTGAAACCGATGAAATCAAAAAATGGGATCCCAGATATAATATTTCGCTGAAGGCGGGCCATCGCAATGTGGTGTTTTTTAATCGCGAGATGACTGAGATCGATTTCGAGCAAAACGAAGAATTCAACATCGGCCCTTTTTCAAGCAGCCTTGTATTTGATTCTATTCGTAATCTTCGAGAATGCCTGGTGAATGGTAAGTTTCATGACAATGTATTTTATGAACCAATCGATGCAGCCTTGGTCGAAGAAGGTTTTAAATTGTTTTGCGAGCGCAATTCGTTTGATCCAGAGATCTTCAAGTCAGTTCGAAGTATGTTGGCTTTGGGTCTGTGGTGGAATCGCCAATACGACTTGCTGGATGATGAAGAAGAGCATGAAAACGAAGCAACTGAAACGACTGATCAAGAATTATCCGCAGACGAAGTTGACGAGTTGATTGAACTTACAGCGGTTGATATTGCTGATAAGATTGAAAGACATATCATGCGCGCGGGACGCACCTATGCTCGCGCAAAAGCCCTTACCAAAATTTTGAACGCTGACATTTCTTATATGCCAGCGACATCTGAACAGGAAATCCCGTACCAAGTAAAGGTGCGCGGAGGATATATTGTCCCAGAAGCAAAACCCGACCGCATTCCAAAGATTTCACTTTGGAATGGGCTTAACATTGATACCTATGACCGAATGAGTGTTCTTTTGATGGAACTTGGCAAGATACGCACCCAAGAAGGTGAAGTCGAAATTCACTATCGTTAG